The Nostoc sp. 'Lobaria pulmonaria (5183) cyanobiont' genome window below encodes:
- the crtH gene encoding carotenoid isomerase, with product MTKMQDIDAIVIGSGIGGLVTATQLAAKGAKVLVLERYLIPGGSAGYFERQGYRFDVGASMIFGLGQNGTTNLLTRALSAVNVSQEAIADPVQIHYHLPQGLDLKVDRVYEKFLQNLTAHFRHEEQGIRRFYDECQKVFKCLNRMDLLSLEEPQYLLRVFFQHPLACLGLAKYLPQNAGDVARRYIKNPQLLKFIDMECYCWSVVPSDMTPMINAGMVFSDRHYGGVNYPKGGVGQIAQKLVEGLEKAGGKIQYQARVTKILTEQGKAVGVQLANGKVYRGKRIVSNATRWDTFGQLLPAKEMPYNEKKWQQNYQKSPSFLSLHIGVKKSVLPVGTECHHILLEDWEKMTVAEGTVFVSIPTLLDPDLAPNGYHIIHAFTPHWIDDWQELSQGEYEAKKEEAAWRIIDRLEKIFPGLDAGLDYLEVGTPRTHRRFLGREDGTYGPIPRRKLWGLLNMPFNRTAISGLYCVGDSTFPGQGLNAVAFSGFACAHRIAVDLGL from the coding sequence ATGACCAAAATGCAAGATATTGATGCGATCGTGATTGGGTCTGGGATTGGCGGATTAGTAACAGCGACCCAGTTAGCGGCGAAGGGAGCGAAAGTGCTGGTACTGGAACGTTATTTGATTCCGGGTGGTAGTGCTGGTTATTTTGAACGCCAAGGCTATCGATTCGATGTTGGCGCATCAATGATTTTTGGACTGGGACAGAACGGTACAACCAACTTACTCACCCGTGCATTATCAGCTGTAAATGTCAGCCAAGAAGCGATCGCAGATCCGGTGCAGATTCACTATCATCTACCTCAAGGTTTAGACCTGAAGGTTGACCGGGTTTATGAAAAATTTTTGCAAAATCTTACTGCTCATTTTCGCCATGAAGAACAAGGGATTCGTCGCTTTTATGACGAATGCCAAAAAGTATTCAAATGTCTAAACAGGATGGATTTGCTGTCGCTAGAAGAACCTCAGTATCTACTGCGCGTATTTTTCCAGCATCCTTTGGCGTGTCTCGGTTTAGCCAAGTATCTGCCCCAAAATGCCGGGGATGTGGCGCGGCGTTACATCAAAAACCCGCAATTATTGAAATTTATCGATATGGAATGTTATTGCTGGTCGGTGGTTCCATCAGACATGACACCAATGATTAATGCTGGGATGGTCTTTTCTGACAGGCATTATGGCGGAGTTAACTATCCTAAAGGCGGAGTCGGACAAATAGCCCAAAAACTGGTGGAAGGTCTAGAGAAGGCTGGAGGTAAAATTCAGTACCAAGCTAGAGTCACGAAAATTCTGACAGAACAAGGAAAAGCAGTAGGTGTACAACTGGCGAATGGTAAAGTATATCGGGGTAAACGCATAGTTTCTAATGCTACACGCTGGGATACATTTGGACAATTACTACCAGCAAAAGAAATGCCATATAATGAGAAAAAATGGCAACAAAACTATCAAAAATCTCCAAGCTTCTTGAGTTTGCACATCGGGGTAAAGAAGTCAGTTTTACCTGTGGGGACAGAGTGTCACCATATTTTGCTGGAAGACTGGGAAAAGATGACAGTAGCAGAAGGCACAGTGTTTGTTTCGATTCCCACATTGCTTGACCCAGATTTAGCACCAAATGGATATCACATCATTCATGCCTTCACTCCTCATTGGATTGATGATTGGCAAGAACTTTCTCAGGGTGAGTACGAAGCAAAGAAAGAAGAGGCGGCTTGGCGAATTATTGACCGCCTAGAGAAGATTTTTCCGGGTTTAGATGCCGGATTGGATTATTTAGAAGTGGGGACACCGCGCACCCATCGCCGCTTTTTGGGTCGTGAGGATGGCACTTATGGGCCAATTCCCCGGCGTAAGTTGTGGGGGTTATTGAACATGCCCTTTAATCGCACAGCTATTTCAGGCCTTTATTGTGTAGGGGATAGTACCTTTCCGGGTCAGGGTTTGAATGCAGTGGCTTTTTCTGGTTTTGCTTGCGCCCACCGTATTGCCGTAGATTTAGGATTGTGA
- the upp gene encoding uracil phosphoribosyltransferase, producing the protein MTLQLRVYVPPHPLIEHWLAVARDAGTPSVLFRSAMTELGRWLTYEAARDWLPTQETAVQSPLDICPATVIDPQVPMAVVPILRAGLGLLEGAQTLLPLASIYHLGLARDEETLQPHCYLNKLPEKFDPQTRVLITDPMLATGGSIMVAMAELTQRGADPTLTRIVCVVAAPPALQKLSEAYPGLIIYTAAIDEKLDRKGYIVPGLGDAGDRIFGT; encoded by the coding sequence ATGACGCTACAATTGCGCGTTTATGTTCCACCCCATCCCCTGATCGAGCACTGGCTAGCAGTAGCCCGTGATGCAGGCACGCCTTCAGTATTGTTCCGCAGTGCGATGACTGAGTTGGGAAGATGGCTGACTTATGAAGCTGCACGAGACTGGTTGCCGACTCAAGAAACAGCAGTACAGAGTCCCTTAGATATCTGTCCAGCAACGGTGATCGATCCGCAAGTGCCTATGGCAGTAGTGCCAATTCTGCGGGCTGGGCTAGGATTACTAGAGGGAGCGCAGACTTTACTGCCTTTAGCATCGATTTACCACCTTGGCTTGGCGCGAGATGAAGAGACACTGCAACCTCATTGTTATCTGAACAAGTTACCAGAAAAATTTGACCCCCAAACACGAGTATTAATTACCGATCCAATGTTGGCAACTGGAGGGTCAATCATGGTGGCAATGGCAGAATTGACACAACGGGGTGCCGATCCAACTCTAACGCGGATTGTTTGTGTAGTGGCGGCTCCACCGGCTTTGCAAAAATTGAGTGAAGCTTATCCAGGTTTAATAATTTACACCGCTGCAATTGACGAAAAACTGGACAGAAAGGGATATATTGTACCGGGATTAGGAGATGCAGGCGATCGCATCTTTGGGACTTAA
- a CDS encoding YggT family protein has product MSLLITTLITFVTFYSYLLIIRVLLTWFPTINWYNQPFAALAQITDPYLNLFRSIIPPLGGIDFSPLLAFLALNVVTGLLSAIPSNLPL; this is encoded by the coding sequence ATGAGTTTACTGATTACGACACTAATTACCTTTGTCACCTTTTATAGCTATTTGCTAATTATCCGGGTTTTGCTAACCTGGTTCCCGACAATCAACTGGTATAACCAGCCATTTGCCGCTTTAGCCCAGATAACCGATCCTTATCTGAATCTATTCCGCTCAATTATTCCCCCACTAGGCGGTATAGATTTTTCGCCGCTCTTAGCTTTCTTAGCACTCAATGTAGTTACTGGGCTTCTGAGTGCCATTCCATCTAACCTGCCCTTATAG
- a CDS encoding biotin carboxylase, with the protein MRLRSLTVVFISCLITFLSWVIIPPAVALTQIKLFDVSYKDCPSELAQGAVISSGSAAANCFIVIGKAENGTNKTVYDADIFGRIYDANNDSVMQNRTRLGSITEVPPGISDFELRISVPANQPTPLKLKQFKAAGFSGQVRR; encoded by the coding sequence ATGCGGTTGCGTTCGCTCACGGTCGTTTTTATTTCATGTCTCATTACCTTTCTATCGTGGGTGATTATTCCCCCAGCTGTAGCCCTGACACAGATTAAACTATTTGATGTCTCTTATAAAGATTGTCCATCAGAACTAGCACAAGGCGCTGTTATCAGTAGTGGTAGCGCGGCAGCCAATTGTTTTATTGTCATTGGCAAAGCAGAAAATGGCACTAATAAAACAGTCTACGACGCAGATATTTTTGGACGTATCTATGATGCCAATAATGACTCGGTGATGCAAAACCGCACTCGCTTAGGCTCTATTACCGAGGTGCCACCAGGTATTAGCGATTTTGAATTGAGAATTTCTGTACCTGCGAATCAGCCTACTCCGTTGAAGCTAAAACAGTTCAAGGCTGCCGGGTTTAGCGGTCAAGTGCGTAGGTAA
- a CDS encoding alpha/beta hydrolase — translation MFVKPKIFLSSLALLLSFASLFLSTWILLPAPNMFLLTLAVGAPEVSPWLLLLNLLFLLLSVFYIRRRQLQRLVCIFSLIGLLICGWVLVNIPQTQMQMAKAMKQGLGANYLEQIPPQVRAKMQTYPFNLVNFFRGIALGKTRHQKDILFASPEGVPLKMEVYQPPEVGKYPAMIVIYGGAWQYGNTHANTEFNQYIANHGYTVFAIDYRHAPKYRFPSQLDDVRTALNFIRKHAAEYEADSECMVLLGRSAGAHLAMLAAYQPDAPPIRAVVNYYGPVNLTEGYKTPPNPDPINTRAVLKAFLGGSLEELPNQYQIASPINYLTHPLPPTLLIYGSRDHLVEARFGRQMYESLHYSGNTAVFLEIPWAEHAFDAVFNGVSNQLALYYTERFLAWALFGQ, via the coding sequence ATGTTTGTTAAACCCAAAATATTTTTATCATCGCTTGCATTATTACTCAGTTTTGCAAGTCTATTTCTTAGCACTTGGATTCTTCTTCCTGCTCCAAATATGTTTTTACTCACGCTAGCAGTAGGAGCGCCAGAAGTCAGTCCTTGGTTATTATTATTAAATTTGCTCTTTTTATTGCTGTCTGTATTCTATATCCGTCGCCGTCAACTACAACGTTTAGTTTGCATTTTCAGTTTAATCGGATTGCTAATTTGTGGATGGGTGCTAGTGAATATCCCACAAACTCAAATGCAGATGGCTAAAGCGATGAAACAAGGGTTGGGAGCAAATTACCTAGAGCAAATTCCACCCCAAGTAAGGGCTAAGATGCAAACCTATCCCTTTAACTTAGTTAATTTTTTTCGGGGTATTGCATTAGGTAAAACGCGTCATCAAAAAGATATTCTCTTTGCTTCTCCTGAAGGAGTGCCTTTAAAAATGGAAGTTTACCAACCCCCAGAGGTAGGGAAATATCCAGCAATGATAGTAATTTATGGTGGAGCTTGGCAATATGGCAATACTCATGCCAATACCGAGTTTAATCAATATATTGCTAATCATGGATATACGGTATTTGCGATCGACTATCGACACGCACCTAAATATCGGTTTCCATCTCAGTTAGATGATGTGCGTACAGCCTTGAATTTTATTCGCAAACATGCAGCTGAATATGAAGCCGATTCAGAATGTATGGTACTTTTGGGACGTTCTGCTGGGGCACATCTAGCAATGCTAGCGGCTTATCAACCCGATGCACCACCGATTCGCGCTGTGGTGAACTATTACGGGCCTGTTAACTTAACTGAAGGATATAAAACACCACCAAATCCCGATCCTATAAATACCCGCGCTGTTTTAAAAGCATTTCTTGGTGGTTCTTTAGAAGAATTGCCTAATCAGTATCAGATTGCTTCACCGATAAATTACCTAACGCACCCTTTACCGCCAACTTTATTAATTTACGGCAGTCGCGATCATTTAGTGGAAGCGCGATTTGGCAGACAGATGTATGAAAGTTTACATTATTCTGGCAATACTGCGGTTTTTCTCGAAATTCCTTGGGCAGAACATGCTTTTGATGCTGTTTTCAACGGTGTGAGCAATCAATTAGCGTTGTATTATACTGAGAGGTTTTTGGCTTGGGCGTTGTTCGGGCAATGA
- a CDS encoding Uma2 family endonuclease has protein sequence MLLELKRIHVPPGQRVLLQDVTWQELETILEDLGEHRAARIAYDRGMLEIMAPLPEHEDDKEIISDLVKALLEELDIEFRCLGSTTFKNQAMVQGIEPDQCFYIKNESKIRGKKRLDLAVDPPPDLALEIDITSRTHPNIYEALKVPELWRFERGKLQISILQNGHYVESQLSLNFPLFPLIEAIPQYLEQSTTAGRNATLKAFRIWVQKQIQQQ, from the coding sequence ATGTTGTTGGAATTAAAGCGCATCCATGTTCCACCAGGGCAAAGAGTGCTACTGCAAGATGTAACCTGGCAGGAATTGGAAACAATTCTAGAAGATTTAGGGGAACACCGAGCAGCACGAATTGCTTATGATAGGGGAATGCTGGAGATTATGGCACCACTGCCAGAACATGAAGACGATAAAGAAATTATTAGCGATTTAGTCAAAGCTCTTTTGGAAGAATTAGACATTGAGTTTAGATGCCTTGGTTCTACCACTTTCAAAAACCAAGCAATGGTTCAAGGTATAGAACCCGATCAGTGTTTCTATATAAAAAATGAATCTAAGATTCGCGGCAAGAAGCGGCTAGATTTAGCAGTAGACCCTCCTCCAGATTTAGCTCTAGAAATTGATATTACTTCTCGCACTCATCCTAATATTTATGAAGCGCTAAAAGTGCCTGAGCTTTGGCGTTTTGAGCGAGGAAAGCTCCAAATTAGTATTCTACAAAATGGTCATTATGTAGAATCTCAGCTAAGCCTAAATTTTCCTCTATTCCCACTAATTGAAGCGATTCCCCAATATCTGGAGCAAAGTACAACAGCAGGTAGAAATGCAACGCTCAAAGCTTTTCGGATTTGGGTACAAAAACAGATACAACAACAATAA
- a CDS encoding M16 family metallopeptidase, producing MQRYKVKGKRQITLKIQNRKGLIYVLVAVFACLLLTCNFSLAATAEAKHYTQLQLPPLPEIKLPKYERFVLQNGLVVYLMEDHELPLVNGTAFVRTGNRLEPMEKVGLAGFTGGVMRTGGTKNHSPDELNEILEQRAASVEVGISETSGGASFDALSEDLETVFGLFAEVLRSPVFAQEKLDLAKTQAKGGIARRNDNPDGIASREFKKLIYGKDSPYARTIEYATVDKVEREDLLKFYQQYFHPNNIILGIVGDFESQKMRSLIQAKFGGWQRNPGIAKPTLPKVSPANTGGVFFVNQPQLTQSSVLIGHLGGRFDNPDYAALDVLNGVLNGFGGRLFNELRSRQGLAYSVYGQWSPRYDYPGIFIAGGETRSDATVQFVKALQAEIKRTQTQRVTAKELAYAKESTLNSFVFNFQDPSQTLSRLMRYEYYGYPADFLFRYQKAVAATTAADVQRVAREYLKPEKIVTLVVGNQTAIQPPLTQLAKQVTPIDVTIPGSQPQAKN from the coding sequence ATGCAGAGGTATAAGGTGAAGGGTAAAAGGCAGATAACGTTGAAAATTCAAAATAGGAAGGGGTTGATTTATGTTTTGGTTGCTGTTTTTGCGTGCTTACTTTTAACTTGTAATTTTTCTCTGGCGGCGACGGCTGAGGCGAAACATTACACACAATTGCAGCTACCACCGCTACCTGAGATTAAGTTACCCAAGTATGAGCGGTTTGTGCTGCAAAACGGCTTGGTTGTGTATTTAATGGAAGATCACGAGTTACCGTTGGTGAATGGTACAGCGTTTGTACGCACAGGGAATCGCTTGGAACCAATGGAAAAAGTTGGGTTGGCTGGTTTTACAGGCGGGGTAATGCGAACTGGAGGAACTAAGAACCATTCGCCTGATGAACTCAACGAGATATTAGAACAACGGGCAGCATCTGTGGAAGTTGGTATTAGTGAAACTTCTGGTGGTGCTAGCTTTGATGCACTCAGTGAAGATTTAGAAACAGTATTTGGGCTGTTTGCTGAGGTGCTGCGATCGCCTGTATTTGCTCAAGAAAAGCTAGACTTGGCTAAGACACAAGCTAAAGGTGGCATTGCCCGTCGTAATGACAATCCAGATGGGATTGCTAGTCGAGAATTTAAGAAATTGATCTATGGGAAAGATAGTCCTTATGCTCGCACGATAGAGTATGCAACGGTGGATAAGGTTGAGCGTGAGGATTTGCTCAAGTTTTATCAGCAATATTTCCACCCCAATAATATAATTTTGGGGATTGTGGGGGATTTTGAGAGTCAGAAAATGCGATCGCTTATTCAAGCTAAGTTTGGCGGTTGGCAACGTAACCCAGGTATTGCTAAACCCACATTACCAAAGGTTTCACCAGCTAATACAGGTGGAGTCTTTTTTGTCAATCAACCACAACTAACGCAAAGTAGTGTGCTTATCGGGCATTTAGGCGGACGTTTCGACAATCCCGATTATGCAGCGCTGGATGTATTGAATGGAGTGTTAAATGGATTTGGTGGACGCTTATTTAATGAATTGCGATCGCGTCAAGGTTTAGCTTACTCTGTCTATGGCCAGTGGAGTCCCCGCTACGATTATCCTGGCATATTTATCGCTGGTGGAGAAACGCGATCGGATGCTACCGTCCAGTTTGTCAAAGCCTTACAAGCTGAAATCAAGCGCACCCAAACTCAAAGAGTGACAGCAAAAGAACTAGCTTATGCCAAAGAGTCTACACTCAACTCTTTTGTGTTCAACTTTCAAGACCCCAGCCAAACCTTATCACGGTTGATGCGATACGAATATTACGGCTATCCTGCTGATTTTCTCTTTCGCTATCAAAAAGCCGTAGCCGCCACCACAGCTGCTGATGTCCAACGGGTAGCACGAGAATACCTCAAGCCAGAAAAGATTGTGACTCTAGTAGTGGGGAATCAAACCGCCATTCAACCGCCATTGACACAGTTAGCTAAACAGGTGACACCAATAGATGTAACGATTCCTGGTTCGCAGCCTCAAGCGAAGAATTAA
- a CDS encoding M16 family metallopeptidase — MNQSSRSILDFRLGIFDWLDRVSVILRRLFVTLLALIIFSWGLLPEVALAQTQTAPPPQETKTQTPPVQSSIQPYLDRVIKQLTEFRLDNGLKFIVLERHQAPVVSFLTYANVGGVDEPDGKTGVAHFLEHLAFKGTTRIGTQDYKKEKPLLDTLEQLNAQIKTAKADGKKADVVRLQTEFEQVESQAGKLVKQNELGQIVEQAGGVGLNANTSTEATRYFYSFPANKLELWMSLESERFLDPVIRREFYKEKDVILEERRMRVENSPIGQMVEKFIDTAYKAHPYRRPVIGYDEDIRNLTPEDVQKFFDTHYVPSNLAIAIVGDVKPAEVKKLAQTYFGRFQAKTKAVEQIPVEPPQQQTQEVTLQLPSQPWYLEGYHRPAITHPDNAVYEIIGSLLSDGRTSRLYKSLVEKQRLALNAQGYSGFPGDKYPNLIFFYALTAPGHTVDELAVALRQEIDKLKTEPVAAADLQRVKTQARASLLRTLDSNMGMAQQLLEYEVKTGSWRNLFKQLDDISAVTTADIVRVAKETFTPENRTIGKLLSKES, encoded by the coding sequence ATGAACCAGAGCAGTCGGTCAATTTTAGATTTTAGATTGGGGATTTTCGATTGGTTAGATCGAGTATCTGTCATATTACGACGGTTGTTTGTCACTTTGTTGGCTTTAATCATCTTCTCGTGGGGATTGCTGCCAGAAGTCGCTCTAGCTCAAACTCAGACAGCACCTCCTCCTCAAGAAACCAAAACTCAAACCCCACCAGTTCAAAGTTCAATTCAACCTTATCTCGATCGAGTTATTAAGCAATTAACGGAGTTTCGCCTCGACAATGGTTTGAAATTCATTGTTTTGGAACGACATCAAGCGCCCGTGGTTTCTTTTCTTACTTATGCAAATGTTGGTGGTGTGGATGAGCCAGATGGTAAAACTGGTGTAGCTCACTTTCTGGAACATTTGGCGTTTAAAGGTACAACGCGTATTGGTACACAAGACTACAAAAAAGAAAAACCGCTACTAGATACCTTAGAGCAGTTGAATGCTCAAATTAAAACAGCGAAAGCCGATGGCAAAAAAGCTGATGTTGTTCGGTTACAAACTGAGTTTGAGCAAGTGGAATCGCAAGCAGGTAAGCTAGTCAAGCAAAATGAATTGGGGCAAATTGTCGAACAAGCGGGAGGCGTGGGTTTAAATGCCAACACTTCAACCGAAGCCACTCGTTATTTTTACAGCTTTCCTGCCAATAAGCTAGAACTTTGGATGTCGTTGGAGTCGGAGCGATTTCTCGATCCGGTAATTCGTCGTGAGTTTTATAAAGAGAAAGATGTAATTTTAGAAGAACGACGGATGCGGGTGGAGAATTCACCCATTGGACAGATGGTGGAAAAGTTTATCGATACTGCTTACAAAGCCCATCCTTACAGGCGTCCAGTGATTGGTTATGACGAAGATATCCGCAATCTGACACCAGAAGATGTCCAAAAGTTTTTTGATACTCACTACGTACCAAGTAATTTAGCGATCGCTATTGTCGGAGATGTCAAGCCGGCTGAGGTAAAAAAACTGGCGCAAACTTATTTTGGCCGCTTTCAAGCCAAAACCAAAGCTGTTGAACAAATTCCGGTGGAACCACCACAACAACAAACACAGGAAGTTACTTTACAGCTACCTTCTCAACCTTGGTATTTAGAAGGTTATCATCGTCCGGCAATTACTCATCCAGATAATGCCGTCTATGAAATCATTGGCAGTTTATTAAGTGATGGGCGCACATCGCGGCTATATAAATCTTTGGTAGAAAAGCAGCGTTTGGCGCTAAATGCTCAAGGTTACAGTGGATTTCCTGGAGATAAGTACCCAAACCTGATATTTTTCTATGCTCTCACAGCTCCTGGTCATACAGTTGATGAGTTGGCAGTGGCTTTGCGCCAAGAAATTGACAAATTAAAAACTGAGCCTGTAGCGGCGGCTGATTTGCAACGGGTGAAAACCCAAGCACGGGCGAGTTTGTTACGTACTCTCGATTCCAATATGGGGATGGCTCAACAATTGTTGGAATATGAGGTGAAAACTGGCTCTTGGCGGAATTTGTTTAAGCAGTTGGATGACATTTCAGCGGTGACGACGGCTGATATTGTGCGAGTGGCAAAGGAGACTTTTACGCCAGAAAATCGCACGATTGGTAAGTTGTTGTCGAAAGAATCTTAA
- a CDS encoding TetR/AcrR family transcriptional regulator, which produces MRVFNSSPPSEAQTRTRILQAAQRLFASQGFDGTTTRDLAQAAGVAEGTLFRHFPNKKAILVEVATSGWVEILTDLLTELSEMGSYKAVAQVMRRRMWNFQKNADLMRVCFMEVQFHPDLRDRIQSEVITKMTDVGEAFFQTAMDKGIYRQGDAKLVAKVFLGMFAIAGFSNNTLIEPDASPQQMQEMAEGLADIFLNGVLAKE; this is translated from the coding sequence ATGCGAGTTTTTAATTCTTCCCCGCCCTCAGAGGCTCAGACGCGCACCCGGATTTTACAGGCAGCGCAACGCTTGTTTGCCTCTCAGGGATTTGACGGTACTACCACCCGCGACTTAGCACAGGCAGCAGGTGTAGCTGAAGGCACTCTATTTCGTCATTTTCCGAATAAAAAAGCAATTTTGGTGGAAGTAGCCACGAGTGGCTGGGTAGAGATTCTTACAGATTTGCTCACAGAATTAAGTGAAATGGGCAGCTATAAAGCCGTTGCTCAGGTGATGCGCCGCCGGATGTGGAATTTCCAAAAAAATGCCGATTTGATGCGTGTTTGTTTTATGGAGGTGCAATTTCACCCCGATTTGCGCGATCGCATTCAATCAGAAGTCATTACCAAAATGACTGATGTGGGTGAAGCATTCTTTCAAACAGCGATGGATAAAGGCATTTATCGTCAAGGGGACGCAAAGCTAGTTGCGAAAGTTTTCTTAGGAATGTTTGCGATCGCAGGTTTTTCTAACAACACCCTGATAGAACCTGATGCCTCTCCCCAACAAATGCAGGAAATGGCGGAAGGACTCGCTGATATCTTTCTTAATGGTGTTTTAGCTAAAGAGTGA
- a CDS encoding DUF4332 domain-containing protein, whose translation MSAKHKDSRTTIQSRDWPIEQLPGLSHEEQSQLQNCGITSTVALVKQGKTLESRLALANKLQIHLQYVNKWMALADLARIPSVGTQYCGLLLHAGIGSVVQLAQTPTHRLHQQIMRLQVATMQRRDLCPAIELVQQWSQQAKAIIS comes from the coding sequence ATGTCTGCTAAACACAAAGATAGTAGAACTACTATCCAATCTCGTGATTGGCCAATTGAGCAATTACCTGGACTGAGCCACGAAGAACAATCTCAACTTCAAAATTGTGGGATTACTAGCACAGTAGCCTTAGTCAAACAAGGGAAAACTTTAGAGTCAAGACTAGCGTTAGCAAATAAACTACAGATTCATCTTCAGTATGTAAATAAATGGATGGCTTTAGCTGACTTGGCACGTATTCCCAGTGTCGGGACACAATATTGTGGTTTATTGCTTCATGCAGGTATTGGTTCTGTAGTGCAGTTAGCTCAAACTCCCACTCACAGATTGCACCAACAAATTATGCGCTTGCAAGTAGCAACAATGCAGCGCCGAGATTTGTGTCCAGCAATTGAGCTAGTACAACAATGGAGTCAGCAAGCTAAAGCAATCATTAGTTAG
- a CDS encoding class I SAM-dependent methyltransferase, which produces MAAEYDSIALQFQKLNKLPYRLYGEAYTYLNLIADVTGKSILDLACGEGFFTRLLKQNGAARLVGVDISSEMIKLARLEEASVPLEIEYIIGDVMEIGSIGSFDLVVASYLLNYASTKEQLLKMCQAIAIHLKPGGRFVSLNNNLELLPEFYDKHEKYGIARRCAQSLQEGTPITLTLSIPDDGESISIDNYYLSQATYEWALMSAGFKEIRWHHPIVSPKGIQKFGSEFWQDYIDYPDMIGITCLK; this is translated from the coding sequence ATGGCAGCCGAGTATGATAGCATAGCTCTCCAGTTTCAAAAACTTAACAAATTGCCTTATCGCTTGTATGGTGAGGCATATACATACTTAAATTTAATCGCAGATGTTACCGGGAAATCAATCCTCGATCTAGCTTGTGGAGAAGGATTTTTCACACGATTGCTCAAACAGAATGGCGCTGCACGTTTGGTTGGTGTGGATATTTCCTCAGAAATGATCAAATTGGCAAGACTTGAAGAAGCTTCTGTTCCACTTGAAATTGAATATATCATCGGTGATGTGATGGAAATTGGTTCTATTGGCAGCTTCGATCTTGTGGTAGCCTCCTATTTGCTGAATTACGCTTCAACTAAAGAGCAACTACTCAAAATGTGTCAGGCTATAGCAATTCATCTGAAACCTGGTGGTCGATTCGTCAGTTTGAACAATAATTTAGAACTGCTTCCAGAGTTTTATGATAAACATGAGAAATATGGCATTGCTAGGAGATGTGCCCAGTCACTCCAAGAAGGTACTCCCATAACCTTAACATTGAGCATTCCTGATGACGGTGAGTCTATCAGTATTGATAACTACTACCTTAGCCAAGCGACTTATGAATGGGCCTTGATGAGTGCTGGTTTTAAAGAGATCCGCTGGCACCATCCCATAGTCTCTCCCAAAGGCATACAGAAATTTGGCTCCGAGTTCTGGCAGGATTACATTGACTATCCCGATATGATCGGCATTACCTGCCTAAAATAA
- a CDS encoding DUF29 domain-containing protein → MTQIPKSAAQLYETDFAAWTEKTVQLIRAGQFGQVDWDAVIEEIESLGRSERRELKSRLEVLLQHLLKWQHQSSLRSGSWRNTIDQQRYKIADLLQESPSLKSYPEEVLAQCYHRGLKAASNETELPINTFAVECPYSIAQVLDSEFLPDIIDL, encoded by the coding sequence ATGACCCAGATTCCGAAAAGCGCAGCCCAGTTGTATGAAACAGACTTTGCAGCATGGACAGAAAAAACTGTACAACTCATTCGTGCTGGACAATTTGGACAAGTAGACTGGGATGCTGTGATTGAGGAGATTGAAAGCTTGGGACGGTCAGAACGACGAGAGTTGAAAAGCCGCTTGGAAGTATTATTACAGCATTTGCTCAAGTGGCAACATCAGTCTAGTTTGCGGAGTGGCTCTTGGCGAAATACGATTGATCAGCAGCGCTACAAAATTGCAGATTTACTGCAAGAGAGTCCCAGCCTCAAGTCTTATCCAGAAGAAGTTTTAGCCCAGTGCTATCATCGGGGATTGAAAGCTGCTAGTAATGAAACTGAACTACCAATAAATACGTTTGCAGTGGAATGTCCTTATTCCATTGCCCAAGTTCTTGATAGTGAGTTTTTGCCGGATATTATTGATTTGTAA